A single region of the Coleofasciculaceae cyanobacterium genome encodes:
- a CDS encoding ISAs1 family transposase, which produces MNKIAIIDAFSGIPDRRRKQGTRHSLQLCLALFTLAVAAGNQGFLAIGDWLKSYNEELKKLFKVNRIPSYSTIRRSLLGLDYEDYSAKLANFFKIKPLPGETLALDGEVLRGSYLLSEEIRDCEPHKAITLVSAYLVERGLILEPQEVENKSNEISAVPKLIESLALKGVVVAFDAMNTQKND; this is translated from the coding sequence ATGAATAAAATAGCAATAATAGATGCATTCTCTGGAATACCAGATCGTAGAAGGAAGCAGGGGACAAGGCATTCATTACAATTATGTCTGGCTTTATTTACCTTAGCAGTGGCAGCAGGCAATCAAGGATTTTTAGCAATAGGAGATTGGCTAAAGTCATACAATGAAGAACTAAAAAAGTTATTTAAAGTAAACAGAATTCCTTCTTACAGCACTATAAGAAGGTCATTGCTCGGTCTAGATTATGAAGATTATTCGGCAAAATTAGCCAACTTCTTCAAAATTAAGCCATTACCAGGAGAAACTCTGGCGTTAGACGGCGAAGTATTAAGAGGCTCATACTTATTATCAGAAGAAATTCGAGACTGTGAGCCACATAAAGCAATTACTTTAGTTAGCGCATATTTGGTAGAAAGAGGATTAATTCTTGAACCCCAAGAGGTAGAAAATAAAAGTAATGAAATTTCTGCTGTACCAAAGTTGATTGAATCTCTGGCACTCAAAGGAGTAGTAGTAGCATTTGATGCCATGAACACACAAAAAAACGATTAA
- a CDS encoding transposase: MVLESLDQKCHILGRIRKNVKFAPVQELPDGSYLSWVNPDRKSKKKGAIQIQVRVIEYVIREKGTEVVYRLITDLMDYELFPSELLASEYHWRWEVENTLAEFKTHLNARKTPIRSKKPKLVVQEIYGWLLAYWAVRSLIFRASSTNDKSPLRFNFTRTLRILRRAISQCQQALPSSLPYFFSWLISEIAEQILTTRQGRTNPRVVKKPRSKFKATKPIHRTGFTQLQPFTFTVVPAA; encoded by the coding sequence ATGGTCTTGGAATCACTTGACCAAAAATGTCATATTCTGGGTCGCATTCGCAAGAACGTTAAATTTGCTCCTGTTCAAGAATTACCTGATGGTTCTTATTTATCTTGGGTCAATCCTGACCGTAAATCTAAAAAAAAGGGAGCAATTCAAATTCAAGTCAGAGTTATTGAATATGTGATTCGGGAAAAAGGCACAGAAGTTGTTTATCGCTTAATTACTGACTTGATGGATTATGAACTGTTTCCATCTGAACTTCTGGCATCAGAATATCATTGGCGTTGGGAGGTAGAAAACACGCTGGCTGAATTCAAAACTCATCTTAATGCTCGAAAAACACCGATTCGTTCAAAAAAACCTAAATTAGTTGTTCAAGAAATTTATGGGTGGTTACTGGCTTACTGGGCAGTACGTTCTTTAATCTTTCGTGCTTCTAGCACTAACGATAAATCTCCTCTCAGATTTAATTTTACAAGAACTTTACGAATTTTACGTCGTGCTATCTCTCAATGTCAGCAGGCTTTGCCTTCTTCTCTACCTTACTTTTTCTCTTGGTTAATTTCGGAAATTGCCGAACAAATCCTGACGACCCGTCAAGGTCGAACTAATCCCAGAGTCGTTAAGAAACCTCGCTCTAAATTTAAAGCCACAAAGCCAATTCATCGAACTGGGTTTACTCAACTTCAACCTTTTACTTTTACTGTTGTTCCTGCTGCTTAA